The proteins below are encoded in one region of Methanosarcina barkeri 3:
- a CDS encoding serine--tRNA ligase — MKLQFNLKAYFKTSADPTPAKDVIAALFEEANGTLLTRGAPEGQGAKVTEWKLGEDRIELSLQSGRYVRVHDAIFRLRKQLSEALGKKFKIGIRGIEVESFIIKVPADHELRMLKVPYIKSMENIEGGIELELEVGEAEMKNRVPDRILTLLEEKIEAAQYGAKAEHWNLLWQREPMEHPFKEDPTQAMMKEGWLKRGASRGQWIHGPQSTRIFRTFEKIVLEELLGPLGYREMIFPKLVTWEVWMKSGHAKGVYPEIYYVCPPQTRDPDYWEEVADYYKVTHEVPTKLIKEKIAEPIGGMCYAQCPPFWMYVTGETLPNEEIPVKVFDRSGTSHRYESGGIHGIERVDEFHRIEIVWIGTKEEVLKCAEELHDRYMHIFNDILDIEWRKARVTPWFMAQEGLLGLAEENTVGTTDYEACLPYRGPDGEWLEFQNVSINGDKYPKGFNVKLQSGEELWSGCSGVGLERWAAVFLAQKGLDPANWPEEFRKRVGEMPKGIRFL; from the coding sequence TTGAAATTACAGTTCAATCTTAAAGCTTACTTTAAAACAAGTGCAGACCCCACTCCTGCAAAGGATGTTATAGCTGCGCTTTTTGAAGAGGCAAACGGTACCCTTCTTACCCGAGGGGCGCCTGAAGGGCAGGGAGCAAAGGTTACGGAATGGAAGCTCGGGGAGGACAGGATCGAGCTTTCGCTCCAGTCCGGCAGGTATGTTAGAGTGCACGATGCAATTTTCCGGCTGAGGAAACAGCTTTCTGAGGCACTAGGTAAGAAATTCAAGATTGGGATTCGTGGAATCGAGGTTGAGTCTTTCATCATTAAGGTGCCGGCTGACCATGAGCTCAGGATGCTCAAGGTGCCTTATATAAAAAGTATGGAAAACATTGAAGGCGGGATTGAGCTCGAGCTTGAGGTCGGAGAAGCTGAGATGAAGAATCGGGTGCCGGACAGGATTCTCACGCTCCTCGAAGAGAAAATCGAGGCTGCCCAATATGGGGCAAAGGCTGAGCACTGGAACCTGCTCTGGCAGAGAGAGCCAATGGAGCATCCCTTCAAGGAAGACCCTACCCAGGCCATGATGAAAGAAGGCTGGCTCAAGCGTGGGGCAAGCCGCGGTCAGTGGATCCACGGGCCTCAGTCCACAAGGATCTTCCGGACTTTCGAGAAAATTGTCCTTGAAGAACTTCTTGGACCTCTCGGATACAGGGAAATGATTTTTCCAAAACTGGTCACCTGGGAAGTCTGGATGAAGTCCGGGCATGCAAAGGGCGTCTACCCTGAGATATATTATGTATGTCCTCCGCAGACAAGGGACCCAGATTACTGGGAAGAGGTTGCTGATTACTACAAGGTTACTCACGAAGTACCCACAAAACTGATTAAAGAAAAAATCGCAGAGCCAATCGGAGGCATGTGCTATGCCCAGTGCCCGCCTTTCTGGATGTATGTAACAGGGGAAACTCTTCCGAACGAGGAAATTCCCGTAAAGGTCTTTGACAGGTCAGGTACCTCTCACAGATATGAGAGCGGTGGAATTCACGGAATCGAAAGGGTAGACGAGTTTCACAGGATCGAAATTGTCTGGATAGGCACAAAGGAAGAGGTATTAAAGTGCGCAGAAGAACTGCATGACCGCTATATGCATATCTTCAATGATATATTGGACATCGAGTGGAGAAAAGCAAGAGTTACCCCCTGGTTTATGGCACAGGAAGGACTGCTCGGGCTTGCCGAAGAAAACACTGTCGGGACAACCGATTACGAAGCCTGCCTGCCTTATCGCGGGCCGGATGGAGAATGGCTCGAATTCCAGAATGTGAGCATTAACGGGGACAAGTATCCCAAAGGCTTCAATGTAAAACTCCAGTCCGGAGAAGAACTCTGGTCAGGCTGTTCAGGAGTCGGGCTTGAGAGATGGGCTGCGGTCTTCCTTGCGCAAAAAGGGCTTGACCCTGCAAACTGGCCAGAGGAATTCAGAAAAAGAGTAGGCGAAATGCCGAAAGGCATCCGCTTCCTTTAA
- a CDS encoding nucleotidyltransferase family protein yields MRFGEGTTLLHLVGLGYYLEDLFGVPVDVVSERALHPMMKDDVLKELVPV; encoded by the coding sequence GTGAGGTTTGGAGAAGGAACTACCCTCTTACACCTTGTGGGACTTGGATATTATCTTGAGGATTTATTTGGAGTTCCAGTTGATGTTGTTTCAGAGAGAGCTCTCCACCCGATGATGAAAGATGACGTGTTAAAAGAGCTGGTACCGGTATAA
- a CDS encoding nucleotidyltransferase family protein, whose translation MPSQQLKNADHFIRILRQHLPEIREKYSVSYLGIFGSYVRGEQTSESDLDVLVEFDETPGLLKYIELEYYLSDLLGVKVDLVTRTGLKPNVGKHILNEVVSL comes from the coding sequence ATGCCTTCCCAACAACTTAAAAATGCTGACCATTTCATAAGAATACTCAGGCAACACCTGCCTGAGATCAGAGAAAAATACAGCGTGAGCTATCTCGGAATTTTCGGGTCATACGTTCGTGGGGAACAAACAAGTGAAAGCGACCTTGATGTTCTGGTGGAATTTGATGAAACACCTGGCCTTCTGAAATATATTGAGCTTGAGTATTACCTTAGTGATCTGTTAGGAGTAAAAGTAGACCTGGTAACCAGAACCGGTCTCAAGCCAAATGTTGGAAAACATATTCTCAATGAAGTGGTTTCTTTATGA
- a CDS encoding N-acetyltransferase, translated as MNNFNYEKYNSDFDRMLNSDVEVTKARLEEVPQIKSIADKNKNLIGFILRGSLVESIEKENLVVLKYKKIIIGFINYHHRKDSQTTLYEICVDENNRNKGYGKILINYLLQEAKSQKKKTLLLNCPIDGIAHSFYLRCGFKIKSTRTHTKNGKKLVTWVYKLDDNNT; from the coding sequence ATGAATAACTTTAATTATGAGAAATATAATTCAGATTTTGATCGCATGCTTAACTCAGATGTTGAAGTGACAAAAGCAAGATTAGAAGAAGTACCCCAAATAAAATCCATTGCAGATAAGAATAAAAACTTAATTGGATTTATTCTAAGAGGTTCGCTAGTCGAATCGATTGAAAAAGAAAATTTGGTCGTGTTAAAGTACAAAAAAATTATAATTGGATTTATAAACTATCATCATAGAAAAGATTCTCAGACTACTTTATATGAAATATGTGTTGATGAAAATAATCGGAACAAAGGTTATGGTAAAATATTGATTAATTACCTACTTCAAGAGGCAAAATCTCAAAAGAAAAAAACATTATTATTGAATTGCCCAATTGATGGCATTGCACATTCATTTTACTTGAGATGCGGTTTCAAAATAAAGAGTACACGCACCCATACGAAAAATGGGAAAAAACTGGTAACTTGGGTGTATAAACTCGATGATAACAATACGTAA